In Candidatus Binatia bacterium, the genomic stretch GATGAGCGTGCGGCTCGCGCGGTGAAGGAAGACGACCTCGTTCTCGTATGGACGCCCGCGGAAGAAGACCTGATCCACCTCGTCCTTCCACTCGGCGGGCGCTTCGTCGCCGAGCACTGCGACAAACACCAAGTCGGGACGCTTGCGCTCGAGCCCCGGCGCCACCCACAGCCGCGCCTCCGGATAGGCCTCGGCCACCTCGCCGGCGTGAAGGTGGTGGACTCGATTGGGGGCCACGGTGAAACGGACGCGGCCGATCGAATCAAGCTCTCGACGCAGTCCGGGGTCGAGCGACACCGGGGAGTGCAGCAGGAGGCTCCCGTCTGCGAGGCGAATCACGGTCATGCGCGTGCCCACCTCGATCCCGTAGAAGCGCTGGGGCCGCTCCGCGATCCCGATGTTCTTGCTCAGCTCGTACAACGGGGTGCTAGGCTGGCGCATCATCGCTCACCGGCTGATGCCCTGGTTCGGCCTCCCACTTGATGGTGTAGCATAATCATGACAAGATTCTGCGATGAGGCGCTACGAGCTTGTCCTCAAGCGCAGTGCGATTGCGGATTTGGACCGTCTGCGGAAGTATGATGCGACGCAGATCGCTGACGCAATGGAGAAGCACCTGACCCACGAACCGACGAAGGAGAGTAGAAGCCGCATCAAGAGACTCAGGGGTGTCAGTGACCCCGACTACCGCCTCCGTGTGGCCGACTACCGGGTCTTCTACTCGGTCCGCGGACAGGAGCTGCGGGTAGAAGTGCTTCGGATCATGCATAAGGACGAAACGCGGGAATACTATGAGGAGCGGGAACGATGAAGATTGCGCCCATGGGAGAAGTGCGGAACAACTTCGCCAGGTACCTGGCGGCTGCTGAGGAAGAGCCTGTCTTCGTGACAAAGAAT encodes the following:
- a CDS encoding DUF4336 domain-containing protein, encoding MMRQPSTPLYELSKNIGIAERPQRFYGIEVGTRMTVIRLADGSLLLHSPVSLDPGLRRELDSIGRVRFTVAPNRVHHLHAGEVAEAYPEARLWVAPGLERKRPDLVFVAVLGDEAPAEWKDEVDQVFFRGRPYENEVVFLHRASRTLI
- a CDS encoding type II toxin-antitoxin system mRNA interferase toxin, RelE/StbE family, with protein sequence MRRYELVLKRSAIADLDRLRKYDATQIADAMEKHLTHEPTKESRSRIKRLRGVSDPDYRLRVADYRVFYSVRGQELRVEVLRIMHKDETREYYEERER